The proteins below are encoded in one region of Labeo rohita strain BAU-BD-2019 chromosome 15, IGBB_LRoh.1.0, whole genome shotgun sequence:
- the or64a1 gene encoding odorant receptor 127-1, which yields MLFSLNNGQQLNPNIYFKWHLHCLFDHQMENGTMTSYFYFTLFKDFVNMRYLILMLTLTVYLAIILFNAVILFVVFKEKSLHEPMYILISCLSVNDLYGSAGFFPRLMFDLLVDTNMISRSACFVQIFTIYTYAMSEYTILTLMAYDRYVAICNPLKYHKIMTSKATTLYMALASLYAAVSMGLIILFSARLPLCGTDIARLYCSNWSVVRLSCGTSTLSNNIIGFFVTTTTVFLPAFFILYTYVRILIICQKSSKEFRGKALQTCLPHIMSFVNYSIASFCDIALSRYDSDKLKIVAIIFSVEFLVIPPVFNPLIYGLNLPEIRKNIASLFQRSKVGHFLE from the coding sequence ATGCTTTTCTCTTTAAATAATGGACAACAACTGAatccaaatatttattttaagtggcACTTGCATTGTCTTTTTGATCACCAAATGGAAAATGGAACCATGACTtcgtatttttatttcactttgttCAAAGACTTTGTTAACATGAGATATCTTATCCTAATGTTGACACTTACAGTTTATTTagcaattatattatttaatgctgTCATTTTGTTTGTGGTGTTTAAAGAGAAATCTCTTCATGAGCCAATGTACATACTGATATcgtgtttgtctgtgaatgatcTCTATGGTTCAGCTGGTTTCTTTCCAAGGTTAATGTTTGATCTCCTTGTTGATACAAATATGATTTCTAGGTCAGcgtgttttgttcagatttttacaatttatacttATGCAATGTCTGAATATACAATATTAACTCTGATGGCATATGACAGATATGTTGCCATATGCAACcctttaaaatatcataaaattatGACCTCAAAAGCGACAACACTGTACATGGCACTAGCATCACTTTATGCAGCGGTTTCTATGGGTCTTATCATTTTGTTCTCAGCCAGGTTGCCTTTATGTGGGACTGACATTGCTCGACTGTACTGTTCCAACTGGTCTGTGGTTCGACTCTCTTGTGGGACTTCCACATTGAGTAACAACATCATTGGATTTTTTGTTACAACGACAACAGTTTTTCTTCCTGCCTTCTTCATTCTTTATACTTATGTCAGAATTTTGATCATTTGTCAAAAAAGCTCCAAAGAATTTAGGGGCAAAGCATTACAAACATGTCTTCCTCACATTATGAGCTTTGTTAACTACTCTATAGCATCGTTTTGTGATATTGCTTTAAGCAGGTATGATTCAGACAAATTGAAGATTGTGGCTAtaattttttcagttgaatttcTGGTTATCCCTCCTGTTTTCAATCCCCTTATTTATGGCTTAAATTTACCTGAAATTCGCAAAAATATTGCATCCTTGTTTCAGCGATCAAAAGTTGGCCATTTTCTGGAATAA